In one Denitratisoma sp. genomic region, the following are encoded:
- a CDS encoding saccharopine dehydrogenase C-terminal domain-containing protein translates to MGENRKALAFSGRIVMVGFGSIGQGTLPLLLRHIDLKPEQVVIVTGDENGRKVAAEYGVAFHDSPLTPANFRTLLEPRLGRGDLLINCSTDVSSVALITLCQERGALYIDTCIEPWAGGYTDVSVTPAARSNYALRETALKLKRPGTPTAIITHGANPGMISHLVKEALLNIARDTGRPAAAPKDRAGWARLARDLNIRTIHVAERDSQVAEPRKAPGEFVNTWSVEGFVGEGCQPAELGWGSHEKHFPADGRRHEAGCKAAIYLTRPGASTRVRTWTPLAGPIHGFLITHSESISLADFFTIGDGSSPEYRPTVHYAYHPSDDTVQSVHELAGRNWQMQASHRLVKDEIISGVDELGVLLMGHEKGAYWYGSRLSIVEARRLAPHNSATSLQVTAPVVAGVIWALRHPDRGVVEPEEMDHAEIMDFIRPYLGQVVGEYSDWTPLQDRGRLFEEDLDGDDPWQFKNFRVV, encoded by the coding sequence TTGGGGGAAAACCGCAAAGCGCTGGCCTTTTCCGGCCGCATCGTCATGGTGGGCTTCGGCTCGATAGGACAGGGCACGCTGCCCTTGCTGCTGCGCCACATCGACCTGAAGCCGGAGCAGGTCGTCATCGTGACCGGCGACGAGAACGGCCGCAAGGTGGCCGCCGAATACGGCGTCGCCTTCCATGACTCCCCCCTGACTCCCGCCAATTTCCGCACCCTGCTGGAGCCGCGCCTGGGGCGCGGCGACCTCCTGATCAATTGTTCCACCGACGTTTCCAGCGTCGCCCTCATCACGCTCTGCCAGGAGCGTGGCGCGCTCTATATCGACACCTGCATCGAGCCCTGGGCCGGCGGCTACACCGACGTTTCGGTCACGCCGGCAGCGCGCTCGAACTATGCCTTGCGCGAGACGGCGCTGAAGCTCAAGCGGCCTGGCACGCCGACGGCCATCATCACGCACGGAGCCAATCCGGGCATGATTTCGCACCTGGTCAAGGAAGCGCTGCTCAACATCGCCCGCGACACCGGCCGACCGGCAGCCGCCCCGAAGGACCGCGCCGGCTGGGCGCGCCTGGCGCGCGACCTGAACATCCGGACCATCCACGTTGCCGAGCGGGACAGCCAGGTGGCCGAGCCGCGCAAGGCACCCGGCGAGTTCGTGAACACCTGGTCGGTGGAGGGGTTCGTCGGTGAAGGCTGCCAGCCTGCGGAACTGGGTTGGGGCAGCCATGAGAAGCATTTCCCCGCCGACGGACGTCGTCATGAAGCCGGCTGCAAGGCCGCCATCTACCTGACACGCCCCGGCGCCAGTACGCGGGTGCGCACGTGGACGCCGCTGGCCGGGCCGATCCATGGCTTTCTCATCACCCACAGCGAATCGATTTCCCTGGCCGATTTCTTCACCATCGGCGACGGCAGCAGCCCGGAATATCGGCCAACGGTGCATTACGCCTACCACCCCTCGGACGACACGGTGCAGTCGGTGCACGAGCTGGCCGGCCGCAACTGGCAGATGCAGGCATCGCACCGGCTGGTCAAGGATGAAATCATTTCAGGCGTCGACGAGTTGGGCGTGCTGCTGATGGGCCACGAGAAGGGCGCCTACTGGTACGGCTCGCGGCTCTCAATCGTGGAAGCGCGCCGCCTCGCCCCGCACAACAGCGCCACCAGTCTGCAGGTGACGGCGCCGGTGGTGGCCGGCGTGATCTGGGCGCTGCGGCATCCGGACCGCGGCGTGGTCGAGCCGGAGGAAATGGATCACGCCGAGATCATGGATTTCATCCGGCCGTACCTCGGCCAGGTGGTCGGCGAATACAGCGACTGGACGCCCCTGCAGGACCGCGGCAGGCTGTTCGAGGAAGACCTCGACGGCGACGACCCCTGGCAGTTCAAGAACTTCCGCGTCGTCTGA
- a CDS encoding YbaN family protein, with protein sequence MRKRRENIDYSAEMNRHDSPAVRLLFVALGTLFVLLGIAGAFLPVLPTTPFMLLAAGCYARASTRFYNWLLNNPTFGPTILEWRRHRSIPWRVKLAAIAMMAATLSISILFFVPWPELQAALALFGMLLAAYMYRIPSRDRPR encoded by the coding sequence ATGCGGAAACGCCGGGAAAACATCGATTACAGCGCCGAGATGAACAGGCACGACTCGCCGGCGGTGCGCCTGCTGTTCGTCGCGCTGGGCACCCTGTTCGTGTTGCTGGGCATAGCCGGCGCCTTTCTGCCCGTACTGCCGACCACCCCCTTCATGCTGCTGGCCGCCGGCTGCTATGCGCGCGCCTCGACGCGCTTCTACAACTGGCTGCTCAACAACCCGACGTTCGGCCCGACCATCCTCGAGTGGCGGCGCCATCGCAGCATTCCCTGGCGCGTCAAGCTCGCTGCCATTGCCATGATGGCGGCGACGCTGAGCATCTCCATCCTTTTCTTTGTCCCTTGGCCCGAACTGCAGGCGGCGCTGGCGCTGTTCGGCATGCTGCTTGCCGCCTACATGTACCGCATCCCCTCGCGCGACCGGCCCCGTTAG
- the rsmB gene encoding 16S rRNA (cytosine(967)-C(5))-methyltransferase RsmB, whose translation MPLVETSLAYALHGAAGAVAEVLTGRNLNEALAGLWRSMPDLSSGQRGAMQDLAYSALRRFGRDDFYLSQLMDKPLRDGPVRGLLLVALSRLAVRPEEAHTIVDQAVEAAGARSHGKYKALVNGVLRNFLRRQAELEAAAGQDEAARWQHPRWWIGRLRRAYPDGWQPILEAGNGRPPMTLRVNRRRIAATDYLARLEAAGLAARPLDGEALLLERPVPVERLPGFAEGLCSVQDGGAQRAAPLLDAHDGMRVLDACAAPGGKTAHVLELADVDLLALDADAGRALRVSENLFRLGLLAKVAPADCRELGAWWDGREFDRILADVPCTASGVVRRHPDAKWLRREKDIAQFARAQEEILDALWRVLAPGGKLLYATCSLFPEENGRQVAAFAARQEDCMRLPVAGMPELQLLPNEEHDGFYYALLEKQA comes from the coding sequence ATGCCCCTCGTTGAAACATCGCTTGCCTACGCCCTGCACGGCGCTGCCGGGGCCGTTGCCGAAGTTCTTACCGGCCGCAACCTGAATGAAGCCCTGGCCGGCCTCTGGCGGAGCATGCCCGACCTGTCGTCCGGGCAGCGCGGCGCCATGCAGGACCTGGCCTACTCCGCCCTGCGGCGCTTCGGGCGCGACGATTTTTACCTGTCGCAGCTGATGGACAAGCCGCTGCGGGACGGGCCGGTGCGGGGGCTGCTGCTGGTGGCGCTGTCGCGCCTGGCGGTGCGGCCGGAGGAGGCGCATACCATCGTCGACCAGGCCGTCGAGGCCGCCGGCGCGCGCTCGCACGGCAAGTACAAGGCGCTCGTGAATGGGGTGCTGCGCAACTTCCTGCGCAGGCAGGCCGAGCTGGAAGCTGCCGCCGGGCAGGACGAGGCCGCCCGTTGGCAACACCCGCGCTGGTGGATTGGCCGACTGCGCCGTGCCTATCCGGACGGCTGGCAGCCGATCCTCGAAGCCGGCAACGGCCGTCCGCCGATGACGCTGAGGGTGAATCGCCGCCGTATCGCGGCGACTGACTATCTGGCGCGGCTCGAGGCGGCGGGCCTGGCGGCTCGCCCGCTCGACGGCGAGGCGCTCCTGCTCGAGCGGCCCGTGCCGGTGGAGCGCCTGCCCGGCTTCGCCGAGGGGCTGTGCTCCGTGCAGGATGGCGGTGCGCAACGCGCCGCGCCGCTGCTCGACGCGCACGACGGCATGCGCGTGCTGGACGCCTGCGCCGCGCCGGGCGGCAAGACGGCGCATGTTCTCGAGCTGGCGGACGTCGACCTGCTGGCGCTGGATGCCGATGCCGGCCGCGCGCTGCGCGTCTCGGAGAACCTGTTCCGCCTCGGTCTGCTGGCGAAGGTGGCGCCGGCCGATTGCCGCGAGCTCGGGGCTTGGTGGGACGGCCGCGAATTCGACCGCATCCTCGCCGATGTGCCGTGTACGGCCTCCGGGGTGGTTCGCCGCCACCCCGACGCCAAGTGGCTGCGGCGCGAAAAGGACATCGCGCAATTCGCCCGCGCGCAGGAGGAAATCCTCGATGCGCTGTGGCGGGTGCTCGCGCCCGGTGGTAAATTGCTGTATGCGACGTGCTCGCTCTTCCCCGAGGAGAACGGCCGCCAGGTCGCGGCCTTCGCCGCGCGACAAGAAGATTGCATGCGGTTGCCGGTCGCGGGCATGCCCGAGCTGCAGCTGCTGCCCAACGAAGAACATGACGGCTTTTATTACGCCCTCCTCGAGAAGCAGGCCTGA
- a CDS encoding DUF4390 domain-containing protein: protein MTAFITPSSRSRPDRPACRIAAALLFFALSLLSLAGSAAEIEVKSAKITAGEEAWLVDAEFGIDIGQRLEEVVAHGVPLYFVAEFTLSKARWYWVDEHVAGRQQTWRLSYNALTRQYRLSTGALHQNFVSLGEALGVLARLRNWAVADRALLKAGEPYNAALRLKLDLTQLPKPFQVTAIGNKEWNITAEVKRWSFTPPSETLAK, encoded by the coding sequence ATGACGGCTTTTATTACGCCCTCCTCGAGAAGCAGGCCTGACCGGCCTGCGTGCCGAATAGCCGCGGCGCTGCTGTTCTTCGCGCTGTCCCTGCTTTCCCTCGCCGGCAGTGCCGCAGAGATCGAGGTGAAAAGCGCCAAGATCACCGCAGGCGAGGAAGCCTGGCTGGTCGATGCGGAGTTCGGCATCGACATCGGCCAGCGCCTGGAGGAGGTCGTCGCGCACGGGGTGCCGCTGTATTTCGTCGCCGAGTTCACCCTGAGCAAGGCGCGCTGGTACTGGGTAGACGAGCATGTCGCCGGCAGGCAGCAGACCTGGCGCCTGTCCTACAACGCGCTGACCCGCCAGTATCGCCTGTCGACGGGGGCGCTGCACCAGAACTTTGTCTCGCTGGGAGAGGCGCTTGGCGTGCTGGCGCGGTTGCGCAACTGGGCAGTGGCGGACAGGGCGCTGCTGAAGGCGGGAGAACCGTACAACGCCGCCCTGCGCCTGAAGCTGGACCTGACCCAGCTGCCCAAACCGTTCCAGGTCACCGCCATCGGCAACAAGGAATGGAACATCACGGCCGAGGTGAAGCGCTGGAGCTTCACGCCGCCGAGCGAGACTCTGGCCAAATGA
- a CDS encoding ATP-binding protein, protein MRILLIVAAALAAILLFLLTSASANTALFAGEYRLLLGFTAAVAATLLGLVLWQLRQLWREHRAQVFGSRLKLRLMLMFALMAVVPGALVYAVSLQFAVKSIESWFDVRVDKALEGGLNLGRNALDYLLADLSEKAGTMALELGEASAAMRSAQLNRLREQAGVQTATLLSAGGQVIASSTGERASLLPDLPSPSQLRQARQGLSVSAVEGDATTGLTMRVLVPVAAYSFTGETRVLQLTQAVPASIAASAESVQAVYRDYQELSLAKSSLKWMYTLTLTLALLLSLFTAIALAFLLARRLSAPLSILARGTEAVAAGDYSPREIVSTRDELGVLTQSFSQMTRQLDEARAQAEKSRAETEAARAYLESVLGNLSAGVLAFDADSRLRAANDGARAILHDDLADAQHQPIAGWTRHRELSEAIVAGCTEQSGEWQREIEMQNGAGVPQALLVRGSRLPEASGGGCVVVFDDITQLIAAQRSAAWGEVARRLAHEIKNPLTPIQLSAERLAHKLADKLSGAEREMLERSTQTIVNQVEAMKHMVNDFRDYARMPPPQLGALDLNALVEEVLGLYETSRAHLAVELADGLPRVAGDAAQLRQVIHNLVANAEDALAEVADPEIRIATRAEGRGAVLSVSDNGGGFPKEILARAFEPYVTTKAKGTGLGLAIVKKIVDEHHGQIEIANAAPHGAQVRIRLPQAA, encoded by the coding sequence ATGAGAATCCTGCTCATCGTCGCCGCGGCGCTCGCCGCCATCCTGCTCTTCCTGCTGACGTCGGCGTCCGCCAACACGGCGCTGTTCGCCGGCGAGTACCGTTTGCTGCTGGGCTTCACCGCCGCCGTCGCTGCCACCCTGCTGGGCCTGGTTCTGTGGCAGTTGCGCCAGCTCTGGCGCGAGCATCGCGCCCAGGTCTTCGGCTCCCGCCTCAAGCTGCGCCTGATGCTGATGTTCGCGCTGATGGCGGTGGTGCCCGGTGCGCTGGTGTATGCCGTCTCGCTGCAGTTTGCCGTGAAGAGCATCGAATCCTGGTTCGACGTTCGGGTGGACAAGGCACTGGAAGGCGGCCTCAATCTCGGCCGCAATGCCCTGGACTACCTGCTGGCCGACCTGTCGGAGAAGGCGGGCACCATGGCGCTCGAGCTGGGCGAAGCCTCGGCCGCGATGCGATCGGCTCAGTTGAACCGGCTGCGCGAACAGGCCGGCGTGCAGACGGCCACCCTGCTTTCCGCGGGCGGCCAGGTGATTGCCAGCAGCACGGGCGAACGCGCTTCCCTGTTGCCCGACCTGCCCTCGCCGTCGCAGCTGCGCCAGGCGCGCCAGGGCCTCAGTGTCAGCGCCGTGGAAGGCGATGCCACGACCGGACTGACGATGCGCGTTCTGGTACCGGTGGCCGCGTATTCCTTTACCGGCGAGACGCGCGTGCTGCAACTCACCCAGGCGGTGCCGGCCTCGATCGCTGCCAGCGCCGAAAGCGTGCAGGCGGTCTATCGCGACTACCAGGAGCTGTCGCTGGCGAAGAGCAGCCTGAAGTGGATGTACACCCTCACGCTGACCCTGGCGCTGCTGCTCTCCCTGTTCACCGCCATCGCCCTGGCCTTCCTGCTCGCGCGCAGGCTCTCCGCCCCGCTGTCCATCCTGGCCCGCGGCACCGAGGCGGTGGCCGCCGGCGACTACTCGCCGCGCGAAATCGTTTCCACGCGCGACGAGCTGGGCGTGCTGACGCAATCCTTCAGCCAGATGACGCGCCAGCTCGACGAGGCGCGCGCCCAGGCGGAAAAAAGCCGGGCCGAGACGGAAGCCGCGCGCGCCTACCTGGAGAGCGTGCTGGGCAACCTGTCGGCAGGCGTGCTCGCCTTCGATGCCGACAGCCGGCTGCGTGCCGCCAACGACGGCGCCCGCGCCATCCTGCACGACGATCTGGCCGATGCGCAGCATCAGCCCATCGCCGGCTGGACCCGTCACCGGGAATTGAGCGAAGCCATCGTCGCCGGCTGCACCGAGCAATCGGGGGAGTGGCAGCGCGAGATCGAGATGCAAAACGGCGCCGGCGTGCCGCAGGCGCTGCTGGTGCGCGGCTCGCGCCTGCCCGAGGCCTCCGGCGGCGGCTGTGTGGTGGTGTTCGACGACATCACCCAGCTGATTGCCGCGCAGCGCTCCGCCGCCTGGGGCGAGGTGGCGCGGCGGCTGGCACACGAGATCAAGAATCCGCTGACGCCGATCCAGCTCTCCGCCGAGCGATTGGCGCACAAGCTGGCCGACAAGCTGTCCGGCGCGGAGCGCGAAATGCTGGAACGCTCGACGCAGACGATCGTGAACCAGGTCGAGGCGATGAAGCACATGGTGAACGACTTTCGCGACTATGCCCGCATGCCGCCGCCCCAGCTTGGAGCGCTCGACCTCAATGCCCTCGTCGAGGAAGTGCTCGGCCTCTACGAGACCTCGCGCGCGCATCTGGCGGTGGAGCTTGCCGACGGCCTGCCGCGCGTCGCCGGCGACGCGGCACAGCTGCGCCAGGTCATCCATAATCTGGTGGCCAACGCCGAGGATGCGCTGGCCGAGGTAGCCGATCCGGAGATACGCATCGCCACGCGCGCCGAGGGGCGCGGCGCGGTGCTCTCGGTGAGCGACAACGGGGGCGGCTTTCCGAAGGAAATACTCGCCCGCGCCTTCGAACCCTACGTGACGACCAAGGCGAAGGGCACCGGGCTGGGCCTGGCCATCGTCAAGAAGATCGTGGACGAGCACCACGGCCAGATCGAGATCGCCAACGCCGCTCCGCATGGCGCGCAGGTGAGGATACGGCTGCCGCAGGCGGCGTGA
- a CDS encoding response regulator, with amino-acid sequence MAKILVVDDEIGIRELLSEILRDEGYDVQLAEHAAAARLARNAARPDLVLLDIWMPDTDGITLLKEWSAAGQLNMPVVMMSGHGTIDTAVEATRIGAQDFLEKPIALQKLLSAVKRALQKSAAPPARTELTLAAFTRAAPLRDLKKRLEQVAARSRALMLKTGPGSLAELCARSLQAPGKAWLDLASHGQPLALEALEQATGGMLFAAELSALSRLQQKNLAFALDRLEKFDLRLVAASAQSAAELASAGFDEALARRLAEVSLGAPGLAELRDEVPEIAAQILTHLVEAGEVPLRRLSTAALNALRNQMWTGGYAELRSAIRSLALGALEEEIAAEEVSRLLAPHPSAAAQALPLDLPLREAREAFERIYFEHHLQLEGGNMTRLAEKTGLERTHLYRKLKALGIALGRKGDEQ; translated from the coding sequence ATGGCAAAGATACTGGTAGTTGACGACGAGATCGGCATCCGCGAGCTGCTTTCGGAAATCCTCCGCGACGAGGGCTACGACGTGCAGCTGGCCGAGCATGCCGCCGCCGCCCGGCTGGCGCGCAATGCCGCACGCCCGGACCTGGTGCTGCTCGACATCTGGATGCCGGACACCGACGGCATCACCTTGCTCAAGGAATGGTCGGCTGCCGGCCAGCTCAACATGCCGGTGGTGATGATGTCCGGCCACGGCACCATCGACACGGCGGTGGAGGCCACGCGGATCGGGGCGCAGGATTTTCTCGAGAAGCCGATCGCCCTGCAGAAATTGCTTTCGGCCGTCAAGCGCGCCTTGCAGAAGTCGGCCGCACCGCCTGCCCGCACCGAGTTGACCCTGGCGGCCTTTACCCGCGCCGCGCCGCTGCGCGACCTGAAGAAACGCCTGGAGCAGGTCGCCGCGAGAAGCCGCGCCCTGATGCTGAAGACCGGTCCCGGCAGCCTGGCCGAGCTGTGCGCCCGCAGCCTTCAGGCGCCGGGCAAGGCCTGGCTCGACCTGGCCAGTCACGGCCAGCCGCTGGCGCTCGAGGCCCTGGAGCAGGCCACGGGCGGCATGCTGTTCGCCGCAGAGTTGTCGGCGCTCTCGCGGCTGCAGCAGAAGAACCTGGCGTTCGCGCTCGACCGCCTGGAGAAGTTCGATCTGCGGCTGGTTGCGGCCAGCGCACAAAGCGCAGCCGAGCTGGCTTCGGCCGGCTTCGACGAAGCACTCGCGCGCCGCCTGGCGGAAGTCAGCCTGGGCGCCCCGGGCCTGGCCGAGCTGCGGGACGAGGTGCCGGAGATTGCCGCGCAGATACTTACTCATCTCGTCGAGGCCGGTGAAGTTCCGCTGCGCCGCTTGTCCACGGCTGCGCTGAATGCATTGCGCAATCAAATGTGGACGGGCGGCTACGCCGAACTGCGGAGCGCCATACGCTCCCTTGCATTGGGCGCGCTCGAGGAGGAAATTGCCGCCGAGGAGGTGTCGCGCCTGCTGGCGCCGCATCCCTCCGCAGCGGCACAGGCGCTGCCGCTCGACCTCCCGCTGCGCGAAGCGCGCGAAGCCTTCGAACGCATCTATTTCGAACACCACCTCCAACTCGAGGGCGGTAACATGACGCGGCTGGCGGAAAAGACCGGCCTCGAGCGCACGCACCTCTACCGCAAGCTCAAGGCACTCGGCATCGCGCTCGGCAGAAAAGGGGATGAGCAATGA
- the trkA gene encoding Trk system potassium transporter TrkA: protein MKIIILGAGQVGTSVAESLVSEANDITIVDTDAARLASLQDRLDLRTLAGNASSPSVLRQAGAEDADMLIAVTQSDQTNLCACKTAHALFNLPTRIARVRSSDFADYAELFTPENFAVDFAICPEQIVTDYIVKLIEVPEALQVLEFARGQVSLVAVRAFEGGPLVGHPIKELRKHIPQVDARVAAIFRKDTPIIPEGDTVIKAGDEVFCLAATKNIRQVMRELRRMDKPVKRIMIAGGGNIGYRLARAIERDYQVKVLDHNKRHAEWLAENMSHALVLQGDATDEKLLEDENVDQMDLFIALTNDDENNIMSALLAKRMGAKRVVSLINRRAYAELVQGGQIDIAISPAQTSIGTLLAHVRRGDVAAVHSLRRGAAEALELVVHGDEKSSQVVGRRIEQLPVIKGATIGAIVRGLPEPGAPQEEGAGARPVKVIMAHHDTVIEAGDHVIVFVVSKSLVPKVEKLFQVGFAFL, encoded by the coding sequence ATGAAAATAATCATTCTTGGCGCCGGCCAGGTCGGCACCTCGGTGGCCGAAAGCCTGGTGTCGGAAGCCAACGACATCACCATCGTCGACACCGACGCCGCGCGGCTCGCCTCGCTGCAGGACCGCCTCGACCTGCGCACCCTGGCGGGCAACGCCTCGAGCCCGTCGGTGCTGCGCCAGGCGGGCGCGGAAGACGCCGACATGCTGATCGCCGTGACGCAGAGCGACCAGACCAACCTGTGCGCCTGCAAGACGGCGCACGCGCTGTTCAACCTGCCGACGCGCATCGCCCGCGTGCGCTCTTCCGACTTCGCCGACTACGCCGAGCTGTTCACGCCGGAGAACTTCGCCGTCGATTTCGCCATTTGCCCCGAGCAGATCGTCACCGACTACATCGTCAAGCTGATCGAGGTGCCCGAGGCGCTGCAGGTGCTGGAGTTCGCCCGCGGCCAGGTCAGCCTGGTGGCGGTGCGCGCCTTCGAGGGCGGCCCGCTCGTCGGCCATCCCATCAAGGAGCTGCGCAAGCACATTCCGCAGGTCGATGCGCGCGTCGCCGCCATTTTCCGCAAGGACACGCCGATCATTCCCGAGGGCGACACCGTCATCAAGGCCGGCGACGAGGTGTTCTGCCTGGCGGCGACGAAGAACATCCGCCAGGTGATGCGCGAGTTGCGCCGCATGGACAAGCCGGTCAAGCGCATCATGATCGCCGGCGGCGGCAACATCGGCTACCGCCTGGCGCGCGCCATCGAGCGCGACTACCAGGTCAAGGTGCTCGACCACAACAAGCGCCATGCCGAGTGGCTGGCGGAGAACATGAGCCACGCGCTGGTGCTGCAGGGCGACGCGACCGACGAGAAGCTGCTCGAGGACGAGAACGTCGACCAGATGGACCTCTTCATCGCGCTTACCAACGACGACGAGAACAACATCATGTCGGCGCTGCTGGCCAAGCGCATGGGTGCCAAGCGCGTCGTCTCCCTGATCAACCGGCGCGCCTACGCCGAGCTGGTGCAGGGCGGCCAGATCGACATCGCCATCTCGCCGGCGCAGACTTCCATCGGCACCCTGCTGGCGCACGTGCGCCGCGGCGACGTCGCGGCGGTGCATTCGCTGCGCCGAGGCGCCGCCGAGGCGCTCGAGCTGGTGGTGCACGGCGACGAGAAATCCTCGCAGGTCGTCGGCCGCCGCATCGAGCAGCTGCCGGTGATCAAGGGCGCCACCATCGGCGCCATCGTGCGTGGCCTGCCGGAGCCGGGCGCGCCGCAGGAAGAGGGCGCCGGGGCGCGGCCGGTCAAGGTGATCATGGCGCACCACGACACGGTGATCGAAGCCGGCGACCACGTCATCGTCTTCGTCGTCTCGAAGAGCCTCGTGCCGAAGGTCGAGAAGCTCTTCCAGGTCGGCTTCGCCTTCCTGTAG
- a CDS encoding potassium transporter TrkG: MSNALAVLRVFALVLLVFALTLLLPAAVAWFGRDAAFAAFAVGLVITLTAAVMLWLLTRRHRDELRVRDGFLLVSLVWVVVPAFAALPLLLFFPAMSFTDAYFEAVSGLTTTGATVIEGLDTLPFSINLWRAFLVFLGGMGLIVLAVAILPLLGVGGRQLFTAESPGPIKESKLTPRMAETARGLWLVYFVLAVACTLGYAWAGMDWGDAVIHMFTTLGLGGFSSHDASYAFFNSPAVEAVAIVFMTLAGMNFATHFMAARRRSFSFYWADPEIRWYVGVMYASVLGIAVYLWQAGTFPDFSTALRFSAFNAVSIATTTGYANTDYAQWPFFAPLWMLFLCSFVTCAGSTGGGLKMMRAIIVFRQVMREVIHTVHPNAVHTVKLAGAPLPNRIIFAVLAFAFVYMVIVVSLTLLMVFSGQDVVTGFSAVVASFNNTGPGLGEVGPATTYKSLTDFQTWVCTAAMLLGRLEIFTLLVVLSPAFWRK, encoded by the coding sequence ATGAGCAATGCGCTGGCGGTCCTGCGCGTCTTCGCGCTGGTGCTGCTGGTGTTCGCGCTGACCCTGCTGCTGCCCGCCGCCGTCGCCTGGTTCGGGCGGGATGCGGCATTCGCGGCGTTCGCGGTCGGCCTTGTCATTACGCTCACCGCGGCGGTGATGCTCTGGCTGCTCACGCGGCGGCATCGCGACGAGCTGCGCGTGCGCGACGGCTTCCTGCTGGTGTCCCTGGTGTGGGTCGTGGTGCCGGCCTTCGCGGCGCTGCCCCTGCTGCTGTTCTTCCCGGCGATGAGCTTCACCGACGCCTACTTCGAGGCGGTCTCGGGACTGACCACCACCGGCGCGACCGTGATCGAGGGCCTGGACACCCTGCCGTTTTCCATCAACCTGTGGCGGGCCTTCCTGGTGTTCCTCGGCGGCATGGGCCTGATCGTGCTGGCGGTGGCGATCCTGCCGCTTCTCGGCGTCGGTGGCCGCCAACTGTTCACGGCGGAGTCGCCCGGCCCCATCAAGGAATCCAAGCTGACGCCGCGCATGGCCGAGACGGCGCGGGGATTGTGGCTGGTCTACTTCGTGCTGGCGGTCGCCTGCACCCTCGGCTACGCCTGGGCCGGCATGGACTGGGGCGACGCGGTGATCCACATGTTCACCACCCTCGGCCTGGGCGGCTTCTCCAGCCACGACGCGTCCTATGCCTTCTTCAATTCGCCGGCCGTCGAGGCGGTGGCCATCGTCTTCATGACGCTGGCCGGCATGAACTTCGCCACCCACTTCATGGCGGCGCGACGGCGTTCCTTCTCCTTCTACTGGGCCGATCCGGAGATCCGCTGGTACGTCGGCGTGATGTACGCCAGCGTGCTGGGCATCGCCGTCTATCTGTGGCAGGCGGGCACCTTTCCGGACTTTTCCACGGCGCTGCGCTTCTCGGCCTTCAACGCCGTGTCCATCGCCACCACCACCGGCTACGCCAACACCGACTATGCGCAGTGGCCGTTCTTCGCGCCGCTGTGGATGCTGTTCCTGTGCAGCTTCGTCACCTGCGCCGGCTCCACCGGCGGCGGCCTGAAGATGATGCGCGCCATCATCGTCTTCCGCCAAGTGATGCGGGAAGTGATCCATACCGTGCACCCGAATGCCGTGCACACGGTGAAGCTGGCGGGCGCGCCGCTGCCCAACAGGATCATCTTCGCCGTGCTGGCCTTCGCTTTCGTCTACATGGTGATCGTCGTTTCCCTGACCCTGCTGATGGTCTTCTCCGGCCAGGACGTCGTCACCGGCTTCTCCGCGGTGGTGGCGAGCTTCAACAACACCGGCCCCGGCCTCGGCGAGGTGGGGCCGGCCACCACCTACAAGTCGCTCACCGACTTCCAGACCTGGGTGTGCACCGCCGCCATGCTGCTCGGCCGCCTGGAAATCTTCACGCTGCTGGTGGTGCTCTCGCCGGCGTTCTGGAGAAAGTGA